In a single window of the Nocardiopsis composta genome:
- a CDS encoding CDP-glycerol glycerophosphotransferase family protein — translation MPKLSVIVAFDVTEPHLRHCLDSLAGQDAGGRGVEIVLVPVAAGQAAEQETGRPGGKDAAADAGDQDDAVDNGSADEEEPEAAEPEEGTEAEADGGADSEAVGTARAEGLITAREFTADPPAGVSAVLLDEPAAGRAAAREAGAAASAGEYLMFLDGGDAVSSYALEYLAGRLEESGSEVATGNVYRFNDLGARQSSAHRKIFGKARTGVDVHATSSLLGDRLFGNKLWRRSFWEGTAPLGLGEEDEDLEAARRMIAARTVDVLPAPVLLRRDPEQASGLSGTERIDARLRALTALAASLDPADRDLWDSRALRSDIRSILLALDDADDEGRERFLDLANAYLDTVSRAVLDRLAPLHRLNYFLVRKRQTERLLEVVTFQKSVELKKAPVVRRGLQYFIRYPFFEDPAAGVPREVYRLRNELKVRQKTERVEWRDGRLVVGGRVGILGLRAGRRWQQQVVAFAVNSDSGRRLPVPVKVLRAAEYRLPDVPDAARHDYGGFEIAVDPARLRLSGEWRATEWKLELVVVNRGLVRRRIIANPVAGAAQRPPYRRVEGDVWVRPQWNRDGHLALVVAPVRARITGHRLDTGAAGPELELSGEFVTPPAAGARTLRLCRTPGTAALEYPVLPGDAGFTVRIPAADLLSAAVDEGPGLLRQEHWRASLVAPDGSELPLVLPDEVDTGPHPVGDGQRELAVQRTNTGHLRLRAGWAHPVVHGAEWRDEELVLRGHYAAGSPMQLVFKARGRDEEHRVALERDGAEFTASFAPSAIATLSGTLPLPAGSYQLWGRVEPTDGGTRDVGAELDPGFVRSLPLRMETAEREYSFGDSGFDTPVLRVGSDLRPEERGSFAQRTLRETVYPALREEPVAEGVLFDSYTGRQFSDSPHSIYAELRRRGGEWADYPMSWLVKDGQVNLPADLSAVRHNGRGFYEALARSRYLVTNSRQPAWFARRPDQVVVQTWHGSMLKRIGFDIENIRGKSRDYHEKLAWETKQWDYLVSPSPWATPILRRAFRFDGEILETGYPRNDIFFSPDREAVAERTRRTLGLPEGKKVVLYAPTWRDDKYYTRGKHKLDLHLDLQRMYDKLGDDHVLLVRRHPRVVDSVPIVGRDFVYDVSLYPEIMELFLITDVLITDYSSMMFDFANTGRPMLFFTYDIESYRDNLRGFYFDFEETAPGPLLLESDDVIGALQDIGEVAEAHADRYRAFTEQFCPLDDGNAAARVVDRVFGAE, via the coding sequence GTGCCGAAGCTCAGCGTCATCGTCGCCTTCGACGTCACAGAGCCGCACCTGCGCCACTGCCTGGACTCCTTGGCGGGACAGGACGCAGGGGGCCGCGGCGTCGAGATCGTGCTCGTCCCCGTGGCCGCCGGGCAGGCCGCGGAGCAGGAGACCGGCCGGCCCGGCGGGAAGGACGCCGCGGCTGACGCCGGCGACCAGGACGATGCGGTCGACAACGGCTCCGCCGACGAGGAGGAGCCCGAGGCCGCCGAGCCGGAGGAGGGCACCGAGGCGGAGGCCGACGGCGGCGCGGACAGCGAGGCGGTCGGCACCGCCCGCGCCGAGGGCCTGATCACCGCCCGGGAGTTCACCGCCGACCCGCCGGCCGGGGTCTCCGCCGTGCTGCTGGACGAGCCGGCCGCCGGCCGCGCGGCCGCCCGGGAGGCCGGCGCCGCCGCCTCCGCCGGCGAGTACCTGATGTTCCTCGACGGGGGCGACGCCGTCTCCTCCTACGCGCTGGAGTACCTGGCCGGCCGGCTGGAGGAGTCCGGCTCGGAGGTGGCCACCGGCAACGTCTACCGCTTCAACGACCTGGGCGCCCGGCAGTCCTCGGCGCACCGCAAGATCTTCGGCAAGGCGCGCACCGGCGTCGACGTGCACGCCACCTCCTCGCTTCTCGGCGACCGGCTGTTCGGCAACAAGCTGTGGCGCCGCTCGTTCTGGGAGGGCACCGCCCCCCTCGGCCTGGGTGAGGAGGACGAGGACCTCGAAGCGGCCCGCCGGATGATCGCGGCGCGCACCGTCGACGTGCTGCCCGCGCCGGTCCTGCTCCGCCGGGACCCCGAGCAGGCGTCCGGCCTGAGCGGCACCGAGCGGATCGACGCCCGGCTGCGCGCCCTCACCGCCCTGGCCGCCTCGCTCGACCCCGCCGACCGCGACCTGTGGGACTCCCGCGCGCTCCGCAGCGACATCCGGTCCATCCTGCTGGCCCTGGACGACGCCGACGACGAGGGGCGCGAGCGCTTCCTCGACCTGGCCAACGCCTACCTGGACACCGTCTCGCGCGCGGTCCTGGACCGGCTCGCCCCGCTGCACCGGCTCAACTACTTCCTGGTCCGCAAGCGGCAGACCGAGCGGCTGCTGGAGGTCGTCACCTTCCAGAAGAGCGTCGAGCTGAAGAAGGCGCCGGTGGTCCGCCGCGGGCTGCAGTACTTCATCCGCTACCCGTTCTTCGAGGACCCCGCGGCCGGGGTGCCGCGCGAGGTCTACCGGCTGCGCAACGAGCTCAAGGTGCGGCAGAAGACCGAGCGGGTGGAGTGGCGCGACGGCCGGCTGGTGGTCGGCGGCCGGGTGGGCATCCTCGGCCTGCGCGCCGGCCGGCGCTGGCAGCAGCAGGTGGTGGCGTTCGCGGTCAACTCCGACAGCGGGCGCCGGCTGCCGGTCCCGGTCAAGGTGCTGCGCGCCGCCGAGTACCGGCTGCCCGACGTGCCCGACGCGGCCCGGCACGACTACGGGGGCTTCGAGATCGCCGTCGACCCGGCCCGGCTGCGGCTCTCCGGGGAGTGGCGGGCCACCGAGTGGAAGCTGGAGCTGGTGGTGGTCAACCGCGGCCTGGTGCGCCGCCGGATCATCGCCAACCCGGTGGCCGGCGCCGCCCAGCGGCCGCCCTACCGGCGGGTCGAGGGCGACGTGTGGGTGCGCCCGCAGTGGAACCGCGACGGCCACCTGGCGCTGGTGGTCGCACCGGTGCGCGCCCGGATCACCGGGCACCGGCTGGACACCGGGGCCGCCGGCCCCGAGCTGGAGCTGAGCGGCGAGTTCGTCACGCCGCCCGCGGCCGGCGCGCGCACCCTGCGGCTGTGCCGGACGCCGGGCACCGCCGCGCTGGAGTATCCGGTCCTTCCCGGCGACGCCGGTTTCACCGTCCGCATCCCCGCGGCGGACCTGCTGTCCGCCGCCGTCGACGAGGGCCCCGGCCTGCTCCGCCAGGAGCACTGGCGGGCATCGCTGGTCGCGCCGGACGGCTCCGAGCTCCCGCTGGTGCTCCCGGACGAGGTGGACACCGGCCCGCACCCGGTGGGCGACGGGCAGCGGGAGCTGGCGGTGCAGCGCACCAACACCGGCCACCTGCGGCTCCGGGCCGGCTGGGCGCACCCGGTGGTGCACGGCGCCGAATGGCGCGACGAGGAGCTGGTGCTCCGCGGCCACTACGCGGCGGGCTCCCCGATGCAGCTGGTCTTCAAGGCGCGCGGCCGGGACGAGGAGCACCGGGTGGCGCTGGAGCGGGACGGCGCGGAGTTCACCGCCTCGTTCGCGCCCTCGGCGATCGCCACCCTGTCCGGGACGCTGCCCCTGCCGGCCGGCTCCTACCAGCTGTGGGGCCGGGTCGAACCGACCGACGGCGGCACCCGCGACGTCGGCGCCGAGCTCGACCCGGGGTTCGTGCGCAGCCTCCCGCTGCGAATGGAGACCGCCGAGCGCGAGTACTCCTTCGGCGACTCCGGGTTCGACACCCCGGTGCTGCGGGTCGGCAGCGACCTGCGCCCGGAGGAGCGCGGCTCGTTCGCGCAGCGCACGCTGCGCGAGACGGTCTACCCGGCGCTGCGAGAGGAGCCGGTGGCCGAGGGCGTGCTGTTCGACAGCTACACCGGGCGGCAGTTCTCCGACAGCCCGCACAGCATCTACGCCGAGCTGCGCCGGCGCGGCGGCGAGTGGGCCGATTACCCGATGTCCTGGCTGGTCAAGGACGGCCAGGTGAACCTGCCCGCGGACCTGTCCGCGGTCCGGCACAACGGGCGCGGGTTCTACGAGGCGCTGGCGCGCTCCCGCTACCTGGTCACCAACTCCCGCCAGCCCGCCTGGTTCGCCCGCCGCCCGGACCAGGTGGTGGTGCAGACCTGGCACGGATCGATGCTGAAGCGGATCGGCTTCGACATCGAGAACATCCGCGGCAAGTCCCGGGACTACCACGAGAAGCTGGCCTGGGAGACCAAGCAGTGGGACTACCTGGTCTCGCCCAGCCCGTGGGCGACGCCGATCCTGCGCCGGGCGTTCCGCTTCGACGGGGAGATCCTGGAGACCGGCTACCCGCGCAACGACATCTTCTTCTCCCCGGACCGGGAGGCCGTCGCCGAGCGCACCCGGCGGACGCTGGGGCTGCCCGAGGGCAAGAAGGTGGTGCTCTACGCGCCGACCTGGCGGGACGACAAGTACTACACGCGCGGCAAGCACAAGCTCGACCTCCACCTGGACCTGCAGCGCATGTACGACAAGCTCGGCGACGACCACGTGCTGCTGGTCCGCCGGCACCCGCGCGTGGTGGACAGCGTGCCCATCGTCGGCCGCGACTTCGTCTACGACGTGTCGCTCTACCCGGAGATCATGGAGCTCTTCCTGATCACCGACGTGCTGATCACCGACTACTCGTCGATGATGTTCGACTTCGCCAACACCGGCCGCCCGATGCTCTTCTTCACCTACGACATCGAGAGCTACCGGGACAACCTGCGCGGGTTCTACTTCGACTTCGAGGAGACCGCCCCCGGCCCGCTGCTGCTGGAGTCCGACGACGTCATCGGCGCGCTGCAGGACATCGGAGAGGTGGCCGAGGCGCACGCCGACCGGTACCGGGCCTTCACCGAGCAGTTCTGCCCGCTGGACGACGGCAACGCCGCCGCCCGGGTGGTCGACCGGGTGTTCGGCGCGGAGTAG